A genomic stretch from Erigeron canadensis isolate Cc75 chromosome 9, C_canadensis_v1, whole genome shotgun sequence includes:
- the LOC122581811 gene encoding uncharacterized protein LOC122581811, producing MREAKSWRNLLTKRRLYIDWGLYGINMKPLLGAACIIMLYFVYRITNYQYLQTELDSRLDSLYTSKEYAIASTSLKGLPHGIIEAKSDLELKPLWSTSSSRLKGERSSTHNLLAVPVGLKQKRNVNTIVQKFLRENFTVILFHYDGKVDGWRDLQWNNKVIHIVAQNQTKWWFAKRFLHPAAVSIYDYIFLWDEDLGVQHFNPRRYLSIVKAEGLEISQPALDPNSTDIHHRITIRKRTNKFHRRVYDSRGSVKCSDDSEGPPCSGFVEGMAPVFSRAAWYCAWHLIQNDLVHGWGMDMKLGYCAQGDRSKKVGVVDSEYIVHQGTQTLGGASAKKTSDSVELLKKHAVDVRAEIRRQSTTELQIFKQRWEKAVKEDTAWVDPFYRRKQR from the exons ATGAGAGAAGCTAAATCATGGAGGAATCTATTGACGAAAAGAAGGCTTTATATTGATTGG GGACTTTATGGAATCAATATGAAACCGCTCTTGGGGGCTGCCTGTATCATAATGCTGTATTTTGTATATAGAATCACAAATTATCAGTATCTGCAAACAGAG TTGGACTCGAGATTGGATTCACTCTATACCTCAAAG GAATATGCAATAGCATCGACAAGCTTGAAGGGTTTACCTCATGGTATTATTGAAGCTAAATCCGACTTGGAATTAAAGCCTTTATGGTCAACAAGTAGTTCAAGGTTGAAG GGTGAGCGTTCCAGTACACATAACTTGCTAGCAGTTCCAGTGGGTCTCAAACAAAAGCGTAATGTTAATACTATTGTTCAAAAG TTTCTTAGAGAAAATTTTACGGTTATCTTATTCCATTATGACGGAAAGGTCGATGGCTGGCGTGATCTTCAGTGGAATAACAAGGTTATACATATTGTAGCTCAGAACCAAACAAAGTG GTGGTTTGCAAAACGGTTTCTGCATCCAGCTGCTGTTTCAATTTATGATTACATATTCCTCTGGGATGAAGACCTAGGAGTGCAACATTTTAATCCCAGAAG GTACTTGAGTATTGTTAAAGCAGAAGGATTGGAGATATCACAGCCAGCTTTAGATCCAAATTCGACGGATATACATCATCGGATCACTATACGGAAGAGAACAAATAAGTTTCATAG gAGAGTGTATGACAGCAGGGGCAGTGTGAAATGTTCAGATGATAGTGAGGGGCCACCATGTTCTGG ATTTGTAGAAGGAATGGCTCCAGTTTTCTCCAGAGCCGCCTGGTATTGTGCTTGGCATCTTATCCAG AATGACCTTGTTCATGGATGGGGAATGGATATGAAACTTGGGTATTGTGCACAG GGGGACCGCTCGAAGAAGGTGGGAGTTGTTGATAGCGAATATATTGTTCACCAGGGAACACAAACATTGGGCGGGGCATCTGCTAAAAAG ACCTCTGATAGTGTGGAGTTGTTGAAG AAACATGCTGTTGATGTGCGAGCTGAA ATAAGGAGGCAATCGACAACCGAGCTTCAAATATTTAAACAGAGATGGGAGAAGGCAGTGAAAGAAGACACAGCCTGGGTGGATCCATTCTATAGAAGAAAACAGAGATGA
- the LOC122581812 gene encoding uncharacterized protein LOC122581812 — MGCLMHMSSWLYRTSLFLLVSVLFKLTCSLQILRLEDFAQMLDKLSDVRPILIQHLTIKRNLHVISHRFRVFILLTLILVTASQFASLLVTTVEGSIVNISTSGELALCSVTLVLGLYICQRSAAKITHKAQSLTSLVTKWHVCATMESLSDMSITDETRRPSVIPSIVDMGLENEIADDDDELDNTKLIPVYKHTASYQQRQALVTYFENNETGITVYGFMLDRTSINTVFAIQLSLALWILDKTIGFA; from the exons ATGGGATGTTTGATGCACATGAGCTCATGGTTATACCGTACATCATTATTCTTGCTTGTTTCCGTTCTCTTCAAACTTACGTGTTCTTTACAAATACTTAGGCTAGAAGATTTTGCTCAAATGCTTGACAAACTATCTGATGTGCGTCCTATATTGATTCAACACCTCACCATCAAAAGAAACCTTCATGTTATAAGTCATAGGTTTCGCGTATTCATTCTATTGACATTGATACTAGTCACAGCCAGCCAGTTTGCATCTTTGCTTGTTACAACCGTGGAGGGTTCAATTGTCAATATATCTACTTCTGGTGAACTTGCA CTATGCTCTGTTACACTTGTGcttggtttatatatatgccAACGCAGTGCAGCAAAGATCACACACAAAGCTCAATCATTGACAAGCTTGGTGACCAAATGGCATGTATGTGCAACCATGGAATCCCTCTCTGACATGAGCATAACTGATGAGACTCGGAGGCCTAGCGTTATTCCATCAATAGTTGATATGGGTTTAGAAAATGAGATAGCAGATGATGACGACGAACTAGACAATACAAAGCTCATTCCAGTTTATAAGCATACTGCCTCATACCAGCAAAGACAAGCTTTAG TGACATATTTTGAGAACAATGAAACTGGGATTACAGTATACGGGTTCATGTTAGATAGGACATCTATCAACACGGTCTTTGCAATTCAGTTGTCTCTTGCCCTTTGGATATTGGATAAAACAATTGGGTTCGCATAA